The DNA segment TTCAAGGAAGAAACAGATGTGTCGAGTAATAATATATTTTCCATGTTGATAAACACCCCTTAATATAAAAGTTTTATTACATATAAATTTCAATTCAAATATCCTAACACAATGTCCTTCTTAAGGATATGAACATAGAATTTGAGATAATCATTTTGCAGAGAGTTTTTCACGAATATTATTCATACTCTTTCTCCCAATAACTGTTACTATTAATCTTTTTAATAACTTTTTTGCACGAATTTGCCTAGGCATCCAGCTAACATGAAAATGATGAATACAATAACTGTTCTCGGTAGTATCTTTTATACAATTAATATAATCATATGGAGAAAAGTAGTCTTTTGGATAAACTACAATTTCATCTTTTAATACTTGAAATTCCCCATTTCTAACTAAACCTCTCGCCTGTAGTATGAAAGCAAATCTTTGAACATTGGTTTTCATATTAAGGATCCCATTCGATAGAAAACTTTCATTCTTATATTCCAGAATAAACTCCTCAATCAATGGATGAAATGGGATACATGCCATAAAACTAGTAGCAACATAATTGCCTTCTTCAAACCCCAAAAGACATTTATTATTTAATAAATCATCAAAAGGTTTAAAAACTTCCACATCTGTGTCCATGTAAATTCCACCATATTGCTGAAGAACTTTGAGTCTTGCTACATCACTAACGAAGGCAAACTTTTTTTCATTATAAGCTTGTTCAACGTATAGGCTCTTGTGAACATCAAAATTTTGCTCGTTCCATTCAATAATTTGATAGTCACTAAGATGTTTCTCCCAACTTTTAATGCACTTTTCTACTTTGGAAGGCTTTTCTTTATTTCCAAACCAGCAATAGTGGATAATTTTAGGTATATTAAATTTATCCATAAACATCCTCCATTAATTTATACAATTTTTCAACTTCTCTTTCATTGTCATAATTTGTATTAGAGCAATTATTAATAAACATCTCTTGCTTAAAAGGATCATTAATTAATCTAATTATTCCTTTAGCACACTCATTATTTTCCAAAGGAACAATAATTCCATCAAAACCATCTCTTAATTGACTTTTTGAAGTCGGAAAGTTTGTTATTAGTACAGGTTTATTAAGCATTTGTGCTTCTCGTACTGTAACTGCTTTCCCCTCATAACGAGATGGTTGAATATAAATATCACAAGCTTTTATATATGGATATGGATTAACCTTCTTACCAAGAATAATAACATTGTTCTCCATTCCTAATTCATGTATCTTTGCTCTAATCTTTTTTTCGTCAGGTCCAAATCCAATTATGTACCACTTGATATTAAATCCTTGATTAATAATTATTTTACAAATCAATGGTATATTATCAAAATTTTTCGCAGTTGTAAATCTTCCTATTGACAGAATATTCACAACGTTTTGGAACTTTGGCATTTCAGGGTCTACGTTATTTAAAATGGCCTGACTTTGGACAATATTAGATGATAATATATTCTCTATTAATACTATTTTATTTTTAATAGATGGAAATTTACCAAGAAATCCCTCAGTGACCATGTCTGATATTGAGATAACATTATCATATACAGACCACATTTTTTTCTGACTTTCGACATCTATCTCTAAAGATGAGTAATCAGTATGAATCCAAGCTATTTTTTTTTTTGCTTCAACTTTCTCGGCTACAAAATAGTGTGGGGTTAAAAAGCTAATCGCAAGATCATATTTTTCATTAGAAATTTTAGGCATAAATCTTTTTGTATACTTGTGGCTATATTCTAATGCTATATCATCTTCCTTTTGAGTGGTTATTTGATTATTTTTTTTGTATTGTATCGCCTTTTTTTTTCCAATATAACGACCAATTGCAATAGCAAGTAAACCTTTTTTAAGTGTTCTAATGATTGGGACTGCTAATGAAGAGTATTCTCTTTTCTGTGGTAATAGGTTTACTTCTTTAGGAAGCAAATTCATGAACTCTCCTTCATGTCGAAGTAAAAACAAATCAACTCTGTTTTCTTTATAAGAAATGCTATTGAGTAAACCCAGTAAAGCCCTTTCTGCGCCACCTATTTCCAAACAATGTGATATAATTAATATTTTTTTCATATTAAAACCTACTTAGCATAATTTATTATCCAAAAGTGTATAATATCTAGTTTATATATTTAACCATGAGAATATTGATTTATAAGAAAAATCCACGTTAATGAATGTTCCGTAAAAAAAATAGATAAAATAAAGTGTGAAGAATAAATAATATATCATAATCTTTTGTTTCCTAGGTATACAGTTAACCAAAATCCACGGCAAAGCTATTAGTGACATTGGTGAAAAAAAAG comes from the Paenisporosarcina antarctica genome and includes:
- a CDS encoding glycosyltransferase family 32 protein; amino-acid sequence: MDKFNIPKIIHYCWFGNKEKPSKVEKCIKSWEKHLSDYQIIEWNEQNFDVHKSLYVEQAYNEKKFAFVSDVARLKVLQQYGGIYMDTDVEVFKPFDDLLNNKCLLGFEEGNYVATSFMACIPFHPLIEEFILEYKNESFLSNGILNMKTNVQRFAFILQARGLVRNGEFQVLKDEIVVYPKDYFSPYDYINCIKDTTENSYCIHHFHVSWMPRQIRAKKLLKRLIVTVIGRKSMNNIREKLSAK
- a CDS encoding glycosyltransferase, with product MKKILIISHCLEIGGAERALLGLLNSISYKENRVDLFLLRHEGEFMNLLPKEVNLLPQKREYSSLAVPIIRTLKKGLLAIAIGRYIGKKKAIQYKKNNQITTQKEDDIALEYSHKYTKRFMPKISNEKYDLAISFLTPHYFVAEKVEAKKKIAWIHTDYSSLEIDVESQKKMWSVYDNVISISDMVTEGFLGKFPSIKNKIVLIENILSSNIVQSQAILNNVDPEMPKFQNVVNILSIGRFTTAKNFDNIPLICKIIINQGFNIKWYIIGFGPDEKKIRAKIHELGMENNVIILGKKVNPYPYIKACDIYIQPSRYEGKAVTVREAQMLNKPVLITNFPTSKSQLRDGFDGIIVPLENNECAKGIIRLINDPFKQEMFINNCSNTNYDNEREVEKLYKLMEDVYG